TCGCGCAGCTCCGTCAAAGGAGTGCCGAGCAGCCTCCCCAGGTTGCCCGCGGCCAGGGGGCACTCCGGGAAGGGGAGGGCCCTGGGCACCGCGTCGAGGGTCAGCAGGGCGCCCGTGTCCCGGTCGGCGGTCGCCCGGACGCGGTATTCGTGCACCGCCACCCGGCCCCCGGACGGCTCGGACGCACTGTCCTGGAACCAGGCGTCCACCTCGATCTCCTGCGCCAAGCGCACGTCGATGCGGCGCAGCCGCTGCGTCGTCGGCACGTCGTACTCGGGAAGCTCGTGCCACCCGAGCGGGTCGGCCGGGTCGGGGACGCCGCCTGCGGCCCTGGTCCGGTCGGCGGGCTCGTCCGGCCGGTGCGCCGTCGCGCCCTCGCGCCATCCGAGGCAGACCCCGGCGGGCAGCTTCCGCGCCCGGAAACTCTCCGGCAGCTCGTCGCCGGAGTGAAACCGGGTCAGCACGAAGGGCGCGACGATCGACGCGCCGGCGAGGTCGTCCAGGAGGAGGTGGAGCGCCGTGCCGGCCTTTCTCTCCTCCGGGACGACCTTCGCCAGCACCGCCCGCAGGCCTCCCCCGGCCCGCGTCCCCACCAGCCGGCGCAGCCCCGGCGCCCGCTCAGGCCCGTCGAAGTCCCGGATGGTGCGGGTGCGGGGGTCGACGCGGAGCGAGATGCGGTCCCGGTCGCGGACACGCGCGGAGCCGTCGGCCGCGGTCACCAGGTCGCGGGCGAAGCCGTCGATCGCCAAGGCCGTCCCGGGCTCGCCGGGCCACCGCATGTGCAGGCTCGTCGTCCGCCGGACGCTTCCGGCGATCCGGGACGGGGCGGCGCCGTCGGGCACGAAGACCGGCACCGCGCCGGGTTCCGGCAGGGCGGTCACAGCATCTCGATGATGGTGGCGTTGGCCATGCCCGCCCCTTCGCACATCGTCTGGAGCCCGTACTTACCGCCGGTCTGCTCGAGGTGGTTGACCAGCGTGGCGAGCAGCCTGGTCCCGGAGGCGCCGAGCGGGTGGCCCAGGGCGATCGCGCCGCCGCGCGGGTTGAGCTTGGCGGGGTCGGCGCCGGTCTCGGCGGCCCAGGCGAGCGGCACGGGGGCGAACGCCTCGTTCACCTCGAAGGCGTCGATGTCGGCGATGGTGAGTCCCGCGCGCTTGAGCACCTTCTCGGTCGCCGGGATCGGCCCGGTGAGCATGTAGAGCGGGTCGGAGCCCACGACGCTGAAGGAGTGGAAGCGGGCGCGCGGCTTCAGCCCCAGTTCCCGCGCCTTCTCACCGCTCATGATCAGGGCGGCGGACGCGCCGTCGGTGAGCGGCGAGGAGTTGCCGGGGGTGATCGACCAGTCGAGGCCGGGGAAGCGGGCCTCCATCTCCTCGGTGCGGAACGACGGCTTGAGGGCGGCCAGGCCCTCGGCCGTGGTCGACGGGCGCATCGTCTCGTCGACCTTGTGCAGGACGTTCGAACCGTCCGCGGCGGTGACCGGGACGGGCACGATCTCGTTCTCGAACAGTCCGCCCTCGGTGGCGGCGGCGGCCCGCGCGTGGGACTCGGCGGAGAACTCGTCGAGCCTGGCGCGGCTGAAGCCCCACTTCTTGGTGATCAGCTCCGCGGAGACGCCCTGGTTGACCAGCCCCTCGGGGTAGCGCGCCGCGACCCGGGGGCCGCCGGTGTCCCGGCCCAGCGTGCTGGTGCCCATCGGGACGCGGCTCATCACCTCGACGCCGCACGCCACGACGATGTCCTGGGCGCCGGCGATGACGGCCTGGGCGGCGAAGTGCGCGGCCTGCTGGCTGGAACCGCACTGGCGGTCGACGGTGGTCGCCGGGATGCTCTCCGGCCAGCCCGCCGCCAGCACCGCGCTGCGGCCGATGTTGAGGGCCTGCTCCGAAGCCTGGACCACGCACCCGGCGATGACGTCGTCGATCGCCTCCGGGTCGACCCCCGTCCGCTCCACCAGCCGGGTGAGGACCTCGGCCAGCAGGTCGACCGGGTGGGTGCCCGAGAGGGCTCCACCGGGCTTGCCCTTGCCGGAGGCGGTCCGGACGATATCGACGATCACTGCGTCACGCATGGGATTCCTTCTTCATCGGGGGTCGGGTGAGGTGACGGCCGGGGGCCGGATCACAGGTCGAGGACCAGACGCCGGGACAGGCAGCGGGAGACGCACGGGAACATCACGTCGTTCGCGGCCTTCTCCTCGTCGGTCAGCAGGGAGTCTCGGTGGTCCGGGACGCCGTCGAGGACATCGGTCTCGCATGTGCCGCAGGTGCCCTCCCGGCACGAGAAGTCGATGTCGACGCCGGCCTCGGTGAGCGCGTCCAGAAGGGTGGCGTCGGCGGCCACCTGGATCACCCGGCCGGACCGGTGCAGCTCGACCTCGAAGGCCGTGTCGACGGCGTCCGGGTCCGGTTCGACAGGGGTGAAGCGCTCCAGGCGCAGCCGCAGCGGGGGGCGTTCGGCCACCGCCTGCTCCATCGCCCGCAGCAGCGGCTCGGGACCGCAGCAGTAGACCGCGGTGTCCGCGGGCACGGCGTCGAGGGCGGAGTCGAGGTCGAGCAACCCGAACTCGTCCTGCGGCCGGAGCTGGACCGCGGCGGGGTCCAGCTCCGTTAGCCGGTCGGCGAAGGCCATGGAGGACCGGGTGCGGCCGCCGTAGAGCAGGCGCCACGGGACGCCCCGCGCGTGGACCGCCTCGATCATCGGGACGAGCGGGGTGATGCCGACGCCGCCGGCCACGAACAGGTAGCCGGGAGCCGGTTCCAGGGGGAAGTTGTTGCGCGGCCCGCGGACGCCGACCTCGTCGCCGACCGCGAGCACGTCGTGGACGTGCCGGGAGCCCCCGCGCCCGCCGGGCTCGCGCAGGACCGCGACCTGGAGCCGGCCGCGGTCAGCGGGGTCCCCGCACAGCGAGTACTGCCGCACCAGGCCGTCGCCGAGGACGAGGTCGATGTGCGCGCCGGGCTCCCATTCGGGCACCTCCCGGTCGGCGACCAGCGTCAGCTGGACGATGTCGCTCGTCAGGAGCTCTTTCGCGGCGACCGTCATGCGGACGTCGTCGCCGCCGTCCCCGGCGACCGCCGCCCGGGCGGCGACGTCCTCGGTCATCACCATGCGCGGCTCCTCCCTCCCGGCTCGTAAACCTTATTTCATTAGATTAATGTAGCCGGAGGACCATGTCGGAACCCCGATCAGGACACGTGATGACGACCACAAGCACAGGCACCGGGAACCCCGGAGGCGCTGTCCTCGACCTCTTCCGCATCGACGGCCGGGTGGCCGTGGTCACCGGCGCGAGCGGCGGCCTGGGCGCCGGCTTCGCCCGCGCCCTCGCCGAGGCCAGCGCCGACCTCGTGCTCGCCGCGCGCCGGGCGGAGCAGCTGGAGGAGACCGCGGCCGCCGTGCGGTCCCTGGGCCGCCGCGCGCTCGCCGTACCGACCGACATCGCCGACCCCGAGGCCGCCGAGGCGCTGATGCGCGCCGCCGTGGACGAGTTCGGCCGCGTCGACATCCTGGTCAACAACGCCGGGATCGCCTCCGTCGCGCCCGCGACCCGCGAGGCGCCCGAGGACTTCCGCCGGGTCATCGACGTCAACCTCAACGGCGCCTACTGGGCCGCCCAGGCCGCCGCCCGGGTGATGCGCCCCGGCTCGGCCATCGTCAACATCGGCAGTGTGCTGGGGCTCCAGAAGTCGGTGATGCCGCAGGCCGCCTACTCCGCGAGCAAGGCGGCGCTGCTCGGCCTCACCCGGGACCTGTCCGCGCAGTGGGCGCGGCGCCGCGGCATCCGGGTCAACACGCTGGCGCCCGGGTTCGTCGAGACCGACATGATCAGCGGGCTCGAGGACGGGGTCCTCGAGAAGTTCCTGGAGACCTGCACCCTCGGCCGGCCCGCGACGCAGCGCGAGCTGGACGCCGCGCTGCTCTTCCTCGTCTCCCCGGCGTCCAGTTACGTCACCGGCAGCACGCTGGCCGTCGACGGGGGCATGTCGGGCCACTGATCCCCGAAGACCGCTGCCCGGAGTCGCGAAGGGCCGCACCGGCGGCGCACAGCCGGTGCGGCCCTCGGCACCACGACGGCCGGAAGGACCCGGCCGGCCGCCGCGGCCGCGTCGACCGCCGTCGCGAGCGCGTTCCCCGGGAACCGCCGCCCGCGATCAGTGGTCAGGCCCTGCCCCACCTCTCTTCGGCGAGGGCGGTGAGGGCGCGGTGGTCGAGCTTCCCGTTGGCCCCGCGCCCGACCGTCTCGACGAACCCGATCTCGCGGGGGACCTTGTAGCCGGCCAGCATCGACCGGGCGTGCGCCCGCAGCTCCTCGATCGAAGGCTCCTCGCCGTCGGCCTCGACCAGGGCGACGACCTTCCTGCCCAGGCGGTCGTCGGGCACGCCGACCACGGCGGCGTCGGCGACGGCGGGGTGCTTCTTGAGCACCTCCTCGACCTCCTCGGCGAACACCTTCTCCCCGCCGGTGTTGATCACACCGGAGCCGCGGCCGAGCAGGCGGATGGTGCCGTCGGCCTCGAGCGTGGCGAGGTCGCCGGGGACGGACCAGCGCCGGCCCGCCGCCTCGACGAAGGTCCGGGCGGACTTCTCGGGGTCGTTGAGGTAGCCGACCGGGATCCAGCCGGTCACCGCGAGCCGCCCGACCCGGCCGTCGCCCGGCTCGGCCAGCGTGCCGTCGTCGAGCAGGATCGCGGCCCGGTCGGACGGGCGGAACGTGGCGGTGTCCGCGACGTTCCCGGCCGTCGACACGGTCGAGGCGACCGCGGACGCCTCCGACGAGCCGAGCCCGTCGAGCAGGCGCACCCGCGGCAGGTGCTTCAGCAGCCCGCTCTTGACCTCGCTGCTCCACATGACGCCCGACGAGAAGACGAGCCTCAGGGAGGACAGGTCCCACCGGCCGGGCTCCGCGTCGAGCGCGGCGAGGAGCGGCCGCGCGAACGCGTCCCCGACGATCGCCAGCGACGCGACCCGCTCGCGTTCGGCGGTGTCGAGCAGCTCCTCCGCCGAGAAGCTCGTGCCGGTCAGGGTGACGATCGTCGAGCCCGCGCTCAGCGCGGCGATCGTGAAGAAGAGTCCCGCTCCGTGCATCAGCGGGCTCGCCGTGAGCGCGCGCAGCTCGCGGCTCTTCTCCCGCAGGTGCCGCTCGATCGCCGCGGTGTCGCCGTGGTCGGGCAGCGGGGCGGCGTTCTGCGAGTTGAGCAGGGACAGGATGTCGGCCTGGCGCCACATCACGCCCTTGGGCTGCCCCGTCGTCCCGCCGGTGTAGATGAGGATCAGGGAGTCGGCGCTGCCTCCGCCGTGCGGGCGGGGGGTGTGGGCGAGCGCCTCGGAGTACGGCGTGACCCAGCCGGGCGCGTACCCGTCGCCGCCGACCTCGATCCAGGCGCGCACGCTCGGCACCCGATCGCGGACCCTGGCGACGCGGTCGCGGAACTCCGCCGCGTAGACGACCGCCTTCACGTCCGCGTCGGTCCAGATCTGGACCAGCTCGTCGTCGACGTACCTGTAGTTGGTGTTCATCGGCGCGAGCGCCGCCTTGGAGGCGGCGTAGAAGGCCTCGATGTACTCGGGACCGTTGCGCAGGTACTCCGCGACGACGTCGCCGGGGCGGAGGCCGGCGTCGCCGAGGGCTCCGGCGAGCGCGGAGGCGTTGGCGTCGAGCTCGGCCCACGTGGTGCGCCGGTCGCCGTGCACGAGGGCGACCCGCTCGGGGAACACGCGTGATACCGCCTCGAAGACGCTGGCGAAGTCCCAGTCGGCCATGGAGACCCTTTCAGGAGCGACACGGGGAACCATGCCCCGGACAGTGCACCGCTATCCTAATGACAGTAGGTTATTCGGGCAAACGAGCCGGGCGGTCCTGCCTGGTGGACTGCCTGTGACCCGCGATGCGCGCCGCTCCGCCGCAAGGAACGGGCGTTAGGTAAAGCGAGCGGTAACATCACTTCACAAACCGGACCGTCACCAGGAGACCGCGATGGCCAGGCCCCGGCAGCCACTGATCAGCCGTAGTGCCGCTGCGGCGGCAGCACTGCGCATCATCGACGAAGAGGGACTCGACGCCCTGTCGTTGCCGCGCCTCGCCCGTGACATCGGGGTGAGCGCCCCGTCCCTGTACCACCACTTCGCGGACAAGTCGGCGATCCTCGCGGCCGTCTCCCGCGCGATCGTCGCCGAGATAAAGGTGCCCCGGAAGCCCGCTCCGGAGAACTGGCCGGAGTGGTTCGTCCAGATGAGCCTCAACTTCCGCACCGTGGTGCTGCGGCACCGCAACGCGGCGCCGCTGCTCCTGCAGTACCGCCCCCGGCTGCAGCTGACCGGCTACGACGACGCCGCCGAGTACCTGGCCGAGTGCGGCGTCCCGGTGCACCTGCACGTCCAGATCCTCGAGGGCATGGAGACGATCACCCTGGGGGCCTCCCTCGCCGAGGCGATGAAGCCGACGGCGTCGCGCAAGCCGTCGTTCCCCTACCTCGACGTCAAGCGCCAGCCCAACCTGGCCGCCGCCGTCGCCGCCAACACCTTCACCCAGAAGAAGGTCTTCGAGAACATGATCCGCAGCTTCCTCTACGGCGTCGTCCAGTTGGAGGAGTCTGCCCAGCCGAAGCGCACCTCTCCCCGGCAGTCGAAGTGAGGCCGGGCCCGGGGAGCTAGAGCCGCTCCCCGCGCGGCACCACCCAGAGGCCCTCGGCCTCGGTGAGGACCCGGCCGCCCCGGGTCAGCTCGGCGCGCATGTAACGCTTGCGGCCCTCCTCGGACTCGATCCATGCCCGGACGCCGAGCGGCTCGCCCACGGGCACGATCTCGCGGTAGTCGGTCCTGACGTACGCCGTCCTGCCGCGGGGCCGCCCGTGGCTGTAGCCCAGGCGGGACATGACTTCGTCGAAGACGAGCGGGAGCACCCCGCCGTGGACGGCTCCGCGGCCCGCGTGGAACCTCCCGAGCGCGGCGCCTCGCCCAGGGGGCGGATCCGCGGCCCTGTGCGAGGCGCGTGCCGGTCTTCTGTCATCGCTTGAGCGGGACGGCGTGCTCGGGGACCTTGTCGTACCGCTCCCGCAGCACCACCTTCGACAGCTTGCCCGAGAACGTGCGCGGCAGCGGCTCGTCGCTCACGATCGCGTGGCGGGGCTGCTTGAAGCCCGCGAGCTGCTCCTTGGAGACCGCGGCCAGGCGGGACAGCACCTCCTCCTGGTCGCCGTCGCAGCGGAGCACCACCATCGGGACCTCGCCCCACTGCTCGTCGGGCACGCCGATCACGGCGAGCTCGGCCACTCCCTCCACACCGGCGAGCACCCGCTCGATCTCGGCGGGGTAGACGTTGAGCCCGCCCGAGATCAGCATGTCCTTGCTCCGGTCGATCAGCTTGAGGAAGCCCTGCCCGTCCTGGAGCCCGACGTCGCCCGTCCGCAGCCAGCCGTCGACGACGGTCTCCGCGGTCTCCTCCGGCCGCCGCCAGTAGCCCTTCATCACGTGCGGACCCTTGACCAAAATCTCGCCCACCTCGTCCGGCCCGGCGAAGCCGCCCTCGGCCGCGGCGATGCGGATGTCGGTCCCGAGCAGCGGCAGGCCGGCGAAGCCGGGGCGGCTGACCGCGTCCTCGTAGCGCATCGAGGCCGCCAGCCCGGACGCCTCGGTCAGGCCGTAGACCTGGGTCAGCGGGATGCCGCGGGAGCGGAAGGCCTCCAGCAGGTCCAGCCGGACCGGCGCCCCGCCGGCTCCCGCGAAGCTGAACTCGGCCAGCCTGGCCTCGCCGAACCTCGGCAGGGTCATCATCCGCTCCCAGATCACCGGCACCATCGTGGTGGCCGTGACCTGGTACTTCTCAAGGATGTCGAGGGCGCGTTCGGGGTCGAACTCCTCGAGCAGCACCATGGTGGAGCCCGGGTAGACCACGAACTGCATGAAGACCGAGATCCCCGACCCGGTGTAGACCAGCGGCGCGGCCGCGAGCACCCTGTCCTTGCCGGTCAGTCCGTGCGCGAGGCACGCGGACTGGCCGACCGAGAGAATGCCGGCGTGCGTCAGCAGGGCGCCCTTCTGCACCCCGGTGGTGCCGGAGGTGTAGCAGATGAACGCCGGGTCGTCGCCGGCGACGTCGGCGACCGGCACCGGGCCGTCCTCGACCAGCAGGTCCGAGTACGGCGGCAGGTCTTCGCCGCCCAGCGCGAAGATCTCGAACTCCCTGCTCCGCCCGGCCTCCTCCAGGAGGCCCACCAGATCGCCGTCGGCGACGACGACCTTGGGGTCCGCGTCCTCGATCAGGGTCGCCAGCTCGTTGCCCTTGAGCCGGAAGTTGAGCGGGGCGCAGATCGCGCCGAGCTTCACGGTCGCCAGCATCAGGGCGGCGACCTCCGGCTTGTTGGTCATGAGGATGCCGACGCGGTCGCCGTGCCGCACTCCCCTCTTGGCCAGGCCGCGAGCCAGCGCGTCCGAGATCGCGTCGAGTTCACGCCAGGTCACGGCGGTGTCGCCGAAGATGATCGCGTCGTGGTCGGGACGGTTGCGTCCCCAGTAGCGGACGAGGTCGTTGATGTTCATGAGGCGTCCTGATCGGAGGTGTCGTGAGAAGGGGAGGGTGCGAGTTCGGCCAGCACCGCCGCGGTGTCGGCCCCGAGGTCCGGGGCCTGCTCCGGTGCGAAGGTCTCCCCCGCCACCCGCACGGGCGAGGCCGTGAGCTCCAGTTCCCCGTGCTCGGTGACGAGCCGGTAGGTGTTGGCGCGCGCGGTGAAGTGCGGGTCGCGGACGAGGTCGTCGACGGTGTTGACGGGCCCGCCCGCGATGTCGTGCTCGAGGAAGAACTCGGTCCACTCGGCGCGGGTGCGCTCGGCGAAGATCTTCTTCAGCTCCCGCCAGACGTGCTCGGCACGCTCGCGCGAGCCTTCGTCCACGGTTTCGAGGTCGTACTCGAGCAGGTCCTCGCGTCCCACCGCGACGCAGAAGTTCCGCCAGAACTTCGGGAGGTGCGCGCCGAAGATCATCGCTCCGCCGTCGCTCGTCCGGTAGGCCTCCAGGCGGGGCCAGTCGGGCAGGCGCCCGTCGGGCAGCCATCCGTCGCGCAGCACGACCCGGTCCCGGTTCAAAGCGGCGTCGATCTCGTCGGGGATCCAGGCCGCGGCGACGTCGGCCCCGGCCACCTCGATCCGCTTGCCGACGCCGGTGCGCCGCGCGTCGAGGATCGCCGCGAGCACGCCCATCGCGCCGTACGCGCCCAGCGCGTACATGGCGATGTTCGGATTGGTCGACCCGGCCATGCCCTCGGTGGGCGGCTCGTCGGGCAGGTTCACCCTGCGCAGCCCGCCGTACCCGTCGAACACCGGGCCGCCCGAGCCCAGGCGGCTGTAGGGGCCGTCGGAACCGAATCCGGAGATGCTGCAGAAGACCAGGGAGGGCTTCAGCTCGGCGAGCACGTCGGGTCCGAGGCCGAGCCGCTCCAGGTATCCCGCACGGGTGCCCTCGATGACCACGTCGCTCTGCGCCGCGAGGTCGCGGAACGCCCGCTTGCCCTTCTCGCTCCGCAGGTCGAGGGCGACGCTCCGCTTGCCGCGGTTCCAGCGCAGGTGCATGAAGGCCGGCCCGTCGGGCGCGCCCACCGCGGCCGCGCCGCCCTGGCGCACCCCGTCGCCGGGGCCCGACTCGACCTTGATCACGTCGGCGCCCAGGTCGGCCAGGTGCCCGCCGACGGAGGACGGCGCGAGCTGTGCGACCTCCAGGACCCGGATGCCGTTGAGCAGCGAGTAGCCGGGCATGGCCGCTCCTTTCTGTTCGGTGTGAGTCCGGGACGATCGTCAGTGGACCGGGCCGCCGAGCCAGACGCCGAGTTCCTCGCCGGACACGTAGGCGGCCTGATCGCTCGCCAGGAAGGCCACCGTGTCGGCGACCGCGTCGGCGGGGATCTCCGGCCAGGCCGCCCGCAGCGCGGCGTGGTGCTCGTCGCCCGCGTCCCGGGTCATGTCGGTGTCGACGAAGCCCGGGACGACCACGTTCGCCGTGATGCCCCGGCGGGCGACCTCCTTGGCGAGCACCTTGGTCATCGCCACGAGCCCGGCCTTCGCCGCGGCGTACGCCGCCATGGTCGGGGTGACGGACCGGCCGGCCGCGGGGCTGCCGAGGAAGATCACCCTTCCCCAGCCGGCGGCGTACATGCCCGGAAGGGCCGCGTGGGTGCAGTAGTACGCGCCGTGCAGGTTCACGCCGAGCACGCGGTCCCACGCCTCGGGGCCGAGGGAGCGCGCCGAGGCGTTCTCGGCGTGGCCGGCGTTGTTGACCAGCACGGTCGGCGTGCCCAGCAGCTCGGCCGTGGCGGCGACCAGGTCCACCGCCTCCGCGGCGACGCCGACGTCGCCCCGCACGGCGGCGGCGCGGCCGCCGAGGGCCTCGATCTCCTCGACCACGGCCTGCGCGCCGTCGGCGCTGCGCGAGTAGTTGACCGCGACGGCGAACCCGTCCTGGGCGAGGCGCCGGGAGATCCGCGCGCCGATGCCCCGGCCGCCTCCGGTGACCAGGGCGACCCTGCCGGCGGGCATGCTCACCGCACCTTCGCGGTCGTCTCGGGGAGGGTGGCGTACTGCCGGGTCAGGTCGCGCTTGGCGATCTTGCCGCTGGCCATCCTCGGCAGGTCGCCGTCGACGAAGACGACGTAGCGGGGAACCTTGTAGTCCGCGAGCCGCTCGTTGCACCACTCGACGACCTCGGCCGCCTCGATCGGCCGCTCGGCGCGGACCACGGCCGCGGGCGTCTCGCCGAACTTGGCGTCGGGGACGCTGATGACCGCGACCTCCTTGACGCCGGGCATGGTCTGGATGACCTGCTCGATCTCCAGGGGGGAGATGTTGAGGCCGCCGGAGATGATCATGTCCTTGAGGCGGTCCACGTAGGTGAGGCGGCCCTGCTCGTCCAGCACGCCGATGTCCCCGGTGCGCAGCCAGCCGTCCAGGAAGGCCTCGCGGGTCGCCTCCTCGTTGCGCCAGTAGCCCGGCATCATGCCCGGCCCCCGCAGGAGGATCTCCCCTGGCTCGTTCGGCGGAAGGTCGTTGCCCTCGGGGTCGACCACGCGGATCTTGGTGAAGATGCCGCCGTAGCCGCACTTCTCGGGGTGGAGGTGGGCCTCGGCGCGCGGCATGACCGTCGCCGAGCCGCCGATCTCGGTCTGGCCGTAGATCTGCCTCAGGGCGACGCCCTTGGCCATCCACGTCTTGAGCAGGTCGACCGGCACCCGGGCGCCGCCGACGTGCGCCGTGGTGAGCGACGTGAGGTCGGCGTCCTCGAAGCCGTCGGCGCGGGAGATCTGCTCGAAGAGGATCGGCGGGCCGGTGAGGGTGGTGACCTTGTTGGCGGCCATCACCTCGAGGGCGCGGCCGGGCACGAAGCCCGGCTGGAGGAACAGGGTGCCGCCGTGCAGCACGACGCGGCAGAAGTTCCAGATGACGCCGGCGGCGGTGAAGAGCGGAAGGACCAGGAGGGCCCGCAGCCCCTGCGGCTCGACCCCCTCGATCAGGTGCCACTCGTGCATCTCGCCGGCGATGGTGCCGTGCGTGAAGATGACGCCCTTGGGCTTGCCGGTGGTCCCGCTGGTGTAGACGATGGCGGTCGGATCCTGCAGGTCCGCGACGTGGTTGCGGACCGCCGGGTGCGCACCGCCGCGCAGCGGCCGGACGTCGCGCTGGAGGGTCCGGAGCCGGAACTCCGCCCCTTCGTCCCGGATCTCGCGGAGCCGATCCTCGATCGCGCCCTCGTCCGCGTAGACGACCGCGGGCTCGCAGTCCTCGACCAGGCCAGCGAGCTCGCGCGTCACCATCCGCTGGTTGAACGGGGCCACGATCGCACCGATCTTGAAGCCGGCGAGCGCGGCCACGCACCACTCGAGGGAGTTGGCCGCGACGATCGAGACCCGGTCCCCGGGCCGGACGCCGTCGGACCGCAGGGTCGCGGCGACACCGTCGGCCCACGTGTTGAGCTCGGCGTAGGTCACCGGATCGCCGTCGAAGTCGATGGCGACGAAGTCTGGTGTGGTGCGCGCCCACCAGGTGAGCGCGTCTGCGACGGTGCCGCTCATGCTGCTGCTCCTCCACCTTGCGTGAAGTTAAACTAACGTCCCTAGGTTCTTCAGGCAAGGCCCATTCTTAATGGCTATAGGTTACCTGGGCAAGACCCAGGCTCCGTCTTCCCTGGTCAGATCACCGAATCCGTAGAGCGCGTCGTCCTGGTTGCGCTCGAATCCCAGTCTGCGCACCAGGCGGACCGCCCGGTCATCGGCGGGATCGATCCGCATCAGGGCGACCTGGTCGCCCCGCGCCGCGAACTCGGCGAGCGTCCGGGTCAGCAGCGCGAGACCGAGCCCCGTCCCCTGGAAGTCCCTGGCCACGGCGAGGGCGCGCAGGGCGCCCGCCCGGCGGGTCTCGAAGACCGTCGGCTCGGCGTCGGCGAGCACCAGGCCGACGGGCTCGCCGCCCGGTCGGCGGGCGAGGACGCCCCGGGCGCCGCCCGCCGCCAGCCCGGACACCACCTGCTGCCTCGCCCGCGCGGACAGCCCGCCCCGCGACAGCACCGACTCGCACTCGCGGACGAGTGCGTCACCGGCCTCGCCTTCGACGGCGTCCAGGACGACCCCCTCCGGCAACGGGGCCGCCGGAAGCTCCAGCGCATAGGGGCCGGTGAGCTGGCGGACCTGGAGCCAGGTCTGGGAGACGCGGGTCATGCCGAAGCGCCGGGCGAGCCGCTCGGCCGCGGGATGGTGCCCGTAGGCCCAGCCGCGCACCGTGCGCGCGCCCGACCCGAGCCAGCCGCCCCCACCGGTCTCGAGGCCGACGGTCTCGACGGTCAGCGTCGACACCCCCCGCGACCGGTAGTCGGGATGGACCACCAGGCGCGCGAGACCGCGCCCG
The sequence above is drawn from the Actinomadura hallensis genome and encodes:
- a CDS encoding DUF2889 domain-containing protein, with the protein product MTALPEPGAVPVFVPDGAAPSRIAGSVRRTTSLHMRWPGEPGTALAIDGFARDLVTAADGSARVRDRDRISLRVDPRTRTIRDFDGPERAPGLRRLVGTRAGGGLRAVLAKVVPEERKAGTALHLLLDDLAGASIVAPFVLTRFHSGDELPESFRARKLPAGVCLGWREGATAHRPDEPADRTRAAGGVPDPADPLGWHELPEYDVPTTQRLRRIDVRLAQEIEVDAWFQDSASEPSGGRVAVHEYRVRATADRDTGALLTLDAVPRALPFPECPLAAGNLGRLLGTPLTELRDLVPRTLRGVDGCTHLNDAVRALSDVPALVAALES
- a CDS encoding thiolase family protein, which gives rise to MRDAVIVDIVRTASGKGKPGGALSGTHPVDLLAEVLTRLVERTGVDPEAIDDVIAGCVVQASEQALNIGRSAVLAAGWPESIPATTVDRQCGSSQQAAHFAAQAVIAGAQDIVVACGVEVMSRVPMGTSTLGRDTGGPRVAARYPEGLVNQGVSAELITKKWGFSRARLDEFSAESHARAAAATEGGLFENEIVPVPVTAADGSNVLHKVDETMRPSTTAEGLAALKPSFRTEEMEARFPGLDWSITPGNSSPLTDGASAALIMSGEKARELGLKPRARFHSFSVVGSDPLYMLTGPIPATEKVLKRAGLTIADIDAFEVNEAFAPVPLAWAAETGADPAKLNPRGGAIALGHPLGASGTRLLATLVNHLEQTGGKYGLQTMCEGAGMANATIIEML
- a CDS encoding SDR family NAD(P)-dependent oxidoreductase translates to MTTTSTGTGNPGGAVLDLFRIDGRVAVVTGASGGLGAGFARALAEASADLVLAARRAEQLEETAAAVRSLGRRALAVPTDIADPEAAEALMRAAVDEFGRVDILVNNAGIASVAPATREAPEDFRRVIDVNLNGAYWAAQAAARVMRPGSAIVNIGSVLGLQKSVMPQAAYSASKAALLGLTRDLSAQWARRRGIRVNTLAPGFVETDMISGLEDGVLEKFLETCTLGRPATQRELDAALLFLVSPASSYVTGSTLAVDGGMSGH
- a CDS encoding TetR family transcriptional regulator, with product MARPRQPLISRSAAAAAALRIIDEEGLDALSLPRLARDIGVSAPSLYHHFADKSAILAAVSRAIVAEIKVPRKPAPENWPEWFVQMSLNFRTVVLRHRNAAPLLLQYRPRLQLTGYDDAAEYLAECGVPVHLHVQILEGMETITLGASLAEAMKPTASRKPSFPYLDVKRQPNLAAAVAANTFTQKKVFENMIRSFLYGVVQLEESAQPKRTSPRQSK
- a CDS encoding PDR/VanB family oxidoreductase, encoding MVMTEDVAARAAVAGDGGDDVRMTVAAKELLTSDIVQLTLVADREVPEWEPGAHIDLVLGDGLVRQYSLCGDPADRGRLQVAVLREPGGRGGSRHVHDVLAVGDEVGVRGPRNNFPLEPAPGYLFVAGGVGITPLVPMIEAVHARGVPWRLLYGGRTRSSMAFADRLTELDPAAVQLRPQDEFGLLDLDSALDAVPADTAVYCCGPEPLLRAMEQAVAERPPLRLRLERFTPVEPDPDAVDTAFEVELHRSGRVIQVAADATLLDALTEAGVDIDFSCREGTCGTCETDVLDGVPDHRDSLLTDEEKAANDVMFPCVSRCLSRRLVLDL
- a CDS encoding class I adenylate-forming enzyme family protein, with translation MNINDLVRYWGRNRPDHDAIIFGDTAVTWRELDAISDALARGLAKRGVRHGDRVGILMTNKPEVAALMLATVKLGAICAPLNFRLKGNELATLIEDADPKVVVADGDLVGLLEEAGRSREFEIFALGGEDLPPYSDLLVEDGPVPVADVAGDDPAFICYTSGTTGVQKGALLTHAGILSVGQSACLAHGLTGKDRVLAAAPLVYTGSGISVFMQFVVYPGSTMVLLEEFDPERALDILEKYQVTATTMVPVIWERMMTLPRFGEARLAEFSFAGAGGAPVRLDLLEAFRSRGIPLTQVYGLTEASGLAASMRYEDAVSRPGFAGLPLLGTDIRIAAAEGGFAGPDEVGEILVKGPHVMKGYWRRPEETAETVVDGWLRTGDVGLQDGQGFLKLIDRSKDMLISGGLNVYPAEIERVLAGVEGVAELAVIGVPDEQWGEVPMVVLRCDGDQEEVLSRLAAVSKEQLAGFKQPRHAIVSDEPLPRTFSGKLSKVVLRERYDKVPEHAVPLKR
- a CDS encoding AMP-binding protein; its protein translation is MADWDFASVFEAVSRVFPERVALVHGDRRTTWAELDANASALAGALGDAGLRPGDVVAEYLRNGPEYIEAFYAASKAALAPMNTNYRYVDDELVQIWTDADVKAVVYAAEFRDRVARVRDRVPSVRAWIEVGGDGYAPGWVTPYSEALAHTPRPHGGGSADSLILIYTGGTTGQPKGVMWRQADILSLLNSQNAAPLPDHGDTAAIERHLREKSRELRALTASPLMHGAGLFFTIAALSAGSTIVTLTGTSFSAEELLDTAERERVASLAIVGDAFARPLLAALDAEPGRWDLSSLRLVFSSGVMWSSEVKSGLLKHLPRVRLLDGLGSSEASAVASTVSTAGNVADTATFRPSDRAAILLDDGTLAEPGDGRVGRLAVTGWIPVGYLNDPEKSARTFVEAAGRRWSVPGDLATLEADGTIRLLGRGSGVINTGGEKVFAEEVEEVLKKHPAVADAAVVGVPDDRLGRKVVALVEADGEEPSIEELRAHARSMLAGYKVPREIGFVETVGRGANGKLDHRALTALAEERWGRA